In Coriobacteriaceae bacterium, a single window of DNA contains:
- a CDS encoding class I SAM-dependent methyltransferase: MREKKCSELYPSLYQDEAARQLVSALDYDFSALEQKSSSLLQRFGALEVAMRQNDLAYEVRHYLKTHPTAAVVNLGCGLDCTGRACDNGKCRIYNLDFPDVIAIRNELLPAREREANIPCDLNYPSWFERIDASGGALFFASGVFYYFLKDQVMTLAQAMADAFPGSVLVFDAANEKAVKLMLKTWLKDAEIKDAGAYFAVSDAERELAPWGENMRISSRGYMLGYHDLKDPSVSGLFRFLAKIGDRIMDMQIVKIGFEGKQ; the protein is encoded by the coding sequence ATGCGCGAAAAAAAATGCTCAGAGCTGTACCCAAGTTTGTACCAGGATGAGGCGGCACGGCAACTTGTTAGCGCGTTGGATTATGATTTTTCCGCCTTGGAGCAAAAGTCCTCCAGCCTGCTGCAACGCTTCGGCGCGCTTGAGGTCGCCATGCGGCAGAACGACCTTGCCTATGAGGTGCGACACTATCTGAAAACGCACCCCACGGCAGCGGTGGTCAATCTGGGCTGCGGGTTGGACTGCACTGGCCGCGCCTGTGACAACGGCAAATGCAGGATCTACAATCTGGACTTTCCGGATGTTATCGCAATCCGGAATGAGCTTCTTCCCGCCAGAGAGCGGGAAGCGAACATTCCCTGTGACCTGAACTATCCGTCGTGGTTTGAAAGAATCGACGCCTCCGGCGGTGCGTTGTTCTTTGCGTCCGGCGTGTTCTACTATTTTCTGAAAGACCAGGTGATGACACTGGCACAGGCCATGGCAGACGCCTTTCCGGGCAGCGTGCTTGTCTTTGACGCTGCCAACGAAAAGGCGGTGAAACTGATGCTGAAGACGTGGCTGAAAGATGCGGAAATCAAGGATGCGGGCGCATACTTCGCCGTTTCAGACGCGGAGCGTGAGCTTGCGCCGTGGGGCGAGAATATGCGTATTTCCAGCCGGGGGTATATGTTGGGCTACCACGACCTGAAAGACCCGTCGGTCAGCGGTCTGTTCCGCTTTCTTGCCAAAATTGGCGACCGGATAATGGACATGCAGATCGTAAAGATCGGATTTGAAGGGAAGCAATGA
- a CDS encoding class I SAM-dependent methyltransferase has product MRNSQDFWDKNAGRYDCFMRKDAAAYERLYELLRPVVQHKSVLELATGTGSIAKNIVSSANHIEATDASPEMIAEARRCNRSAKLHFSVQDMFHLPYADGSFDVIIVANALHIVPEPKKALSEIRRVLRDGGVLVAPTFTHADNAIFGKVKAFFMKLAGFPLHSKWTSEEYLAFLRENGWTVQKSTVLKASFPLAYAECVKSKEL; this is encoded by the coding sequence ATGAGAAACAGTCAAGATTTTTGGGATAAAAACGCCGGGCGGTACGACTGCTTCATGCGCAAGGACGCAGCGGCTTACGAGCGGCTGTACGAGCTGCTGCGCCCTGTGGTACAGCACAAATCGGTGCTGGAGTTGGCCACCGGCACAGGCTCGATCGCTAAAAATATCGTGAGCAGCGCCAATCATATCGAGGCTACGGACGCATCGCCGGAGATGATCGCGGAAGCGCGGCGATGCAACCGATCCGCCAAGCTGCATTTCTCCGTGCAGGATATGTTTCACCTCCCCTATGCGGATGGTAGCTTTGACGTGATCATTGTGGCCAATGCCCTGCACATCGTGCCGGAGCCAAAGAAAGCTCTCTCTGAAATTCGTCGCGTGCTGAGGGACGGCGGCGTTCTGGTTGCGCCGACCTTCACCCATGCGGATAACGCTATCTTCGGAAAGGTCAAAGCATTTTTCATGAAATTGGCGGGCTTTCCGCTGCACAGCAAGTGGACGAGCGAAGAATATCTGGCATTTCTGCGGGAAAACGGCTGGACGGTACAGAAAAGCACCGTGCTGAAAGCCTCGTTCCCGTTGGCTTACGCAGAGTGCGTGAAATCAAAGGAACTATGA
- a CDS encoding class I SAM-dependent methyltransferase, protein MSFFENTRKPVGLGGRIMVSMMNLGHAPVATWGLKFLHLSPDTKVLDCGCGGGANIKRLLKNCPQGIVEGIDYSEISVEKARKLNQRAIRDGRCTVCQGSVAQMGFTDASFDVVTAFETVYFWQDLPKCFQEVYRVLKPGGTFLICNESNGDTNKDKKWTDIIGGMTIYKDTELKAYLEQAGFNDIQIHKTKSWLCVTGRKHHQH, encoded by the coding sequence ATGTCATTCTTCGAAAATACCCGCAAGCCTGTAGGCCTTGGTGGCAGAATCATGGTTTCCATGATGAATCTTGGGCATGCACCTGTGGCAACATGGGGACTTAAATTCCTGCATCTCTCACCGGATACCAAAGTGCTGGACTGCGGCTGCGGCGGCGGGGCAAACATCAAGAGATTGCTGAAGAACTGCCCACAAGGGATTGTCGAGGGCATTGATTATTCCGAAATCAGCGTGGAGAAGGCCCGAAAGCTGAATCAGCGCGCCATTCGGGACGGACGCTGCACCGTATGTCAGGGCAGTGTGGCACAAATGGGTTTTACGGATGCGTCCTTTGATGTGGTCACAGCCTTCGAAACGGTCTATTTCTGGCAGGATCTGCCGAAGTGCTTTCAGGAAGTCTACCGGGTGCTGAAGCCCGGCGGGACGTTCCTGATCTGCAATGAAAGCAACGGGGATACAAACAAAGACAAAAAGTGGACGGATATCATTGGCGGCATGACCATCTATAAAGATACCGAGCTGAAGGCATATTTGGAGCAGGCCGGATTTAATGACATCCAGATTCATAAGACGAAAAGCTGGCTGTGTGTGACGGGGAGAAAACACCATCAACACTGA